In Gossypium hirsutum isolate 1008001.06 chromosome D06, Gossypium_hirsutum_v2.1, whole genome shotgun sequence, one genomic interval encodes:
- the LOC107901882 gene encoding pyruvate dehydrogenase E1 component subunit beta-3, chloroplastic has translation MAAIFQGVGAAAALSSLPSNSFDSKNILFSPRRSFSVRKAPSFVVVRSDGTMNLDLNPKGRRAQQFIANAVATKEDSSAASSSSKPGHELLLFEALREGLEEEMERDPRVCVMGEDVGHYGGSYKVTKGLATKFGDLRVLDTPIAENSFTGMGIGAAMTGLRPVVEGMNMGFLLLAFNQISNNCGMLHYTSGGQFTIPIVIRGPGGVGRQLGAEHSQRLESYFQSVPGIQMVACSTPYNAKGLMKAALRSENPVILFEHVLLYNLKERIPDEDYICNLEEAEMVRPGEHVTILTYSRMRYHVMQAAKTLVNKGYDPEVIDIRSLKPFDLYTIGNSVKKTHRVLIVEECMRTGGIGASLTAAITENFHDYLDAPIICLSSQDVPTPYAGRLEEWTVVQPAQIVTAVEQLCQ, from the exons ATGGCTGCCATCTTCCAAGGAGTTGGGGCGGCTGCTGCGTTATCATCATTACCCTCCAATTCTTTCGATTccaaaaatattcttttttctcCTCGTAGATCCTTCTCCG TGAGGAAAGCGCCGAGCTTTGTGGTAGTCAGATCTGATGGAACCATGAACTTGGATTTGAACCCTAAAGGTCGAAGGGCTCAACAATTTATTGCCAATGCAGTTGCG accAAAGAAGATAGCTCCGCAGCGTCGTCATCTTCGAAACCAGG GCATGAGCTTTTACTTTTTGAAGCTCTACGAGAGGGATTGGAAGAAGAAATGGAGAGGGATCCCCGTGTGTGTGTCATGGGTGAAGATGTGGGTCACTATGGAGGTTCCTACAAAGTGACCAAAGGACTAGCCACGAAGTTTGGGGACCTTAGGGTTCTTGACACCCCTATTGCGGAGAACTCTTTCACTGGCATGGGAATCGGAGCTGCTATGACTGGCTTGAGACCCGTTGTTGAGGGTATGAACATGGGATTTCTCCTCCTTGCTTTTAATCAGATCTCAAACAATTGTGGTATGCTTCATTATACGTCTGGTGGCCAGTTTACCATACCGATAGTTATTCGCGGACCTGGTGGTGTTGGACGGCAACTTGGTGCAGAGCATTCTCAACGCCTTGAGTCCTATTTTCAGTCAGTACCTGGAATTCAAATGGTTGCATGTTCAACCCCTTACAATGCCAAGGGATTAATGAAGGCTGCTCTCAGAAGTGAGAACCCTGTTATACTTTTTGAGCATGTTTTGCTTTACAACCTCAAGGAGAGAATCCCAGATGAGGATTATATCTGTAATCTTGAGGAAGCTGAGATGGTAAGGCCTGGAGAACATGTCACTATTCTAACCTATTCAAGGATGAGGTATCATGTGATGCAGGCAGCAAAAACTTTGGTGAACAAGGGTTATGATCCTGAAGTAATTGATATTAGGTCATTGAAACCATTTGATCTTTACACCATTGGTAACTCAGTTAAGAAGACACATCGTGTTCTCATTGTGGAGGAGTGCATGCGGACAGGTGGTATTGGTGCTAGCTTGACCGCTGCCATCACTGAGAATTTCCATGATTATTTGGATGCTCCAATCATCTGCTTATCTTCACAGGATGTGCCTACACCATATGCTGGAAGATTGGAGGAATGGACTGTAGTTCAGCCTGCGCAGATTGTGACGGCGGTTGAGCAGCTCTGCCAGTAG